The following coding sequences lie in one Paenibacillus durus ATCC 35681 genomic window:
- a CDS encoding zinc-binding alcohol dehydrogenase family protein: MSNPLKMKAVGSYRYLPLSDPESLVDLHIEKPVPTGRDLLVKVKAISVNPADLDIREKNNYEAESPKILGWDVSGIVEQVGPECQLFKPGDEIFYAGSVTRPGANSEFHLVDERIAGNKPKSLDFAQAAALPLTSLTAWEGLFDRLGISHNSEENESILIIGAAGGVGSIATQLAKLAGLTVIGTASRPESVQWAKDHGADYTIDHNSPFAPQLKEIGFESVDYIFCLNDTVQHFANMAEVIAPQGKICSIVPVAKAAQAGSLDMDLLFYKSVTFVWELMFTRAMFQTKDMSKQHDILNQLAELIDNGKLKTTLAERLEPINAANLRLAHEKMETGRSIGKIVLENF; the protein is encoded by the coding sequence ATGAGTAATCCCCTAAAAATGAAAGCAGTCGGCTCTTATCGGTATCTCCCTTTATCCGATCCGGAAAGCCTTGTTGATCTGCATATAGAAAAGCCGGTGCCTACAGGCCGCGATCTGCTTGTCAAAGTCAAAGCCATCTCTGTCAACCCTGCCGACTTGGATATCCGCGAGAAAAATAACTATGAAGCAGAATCGCCGAAAATTTTGGGTTGGGATGTATCCGGGATCGTGGAGCAGGTTGGACCTGAATGCCAATTGTTCAAGCCAGGAGACGAGATATTTTATGCAGGCAGTGTCACCCGTCCTGGCGCTAACAGTGAATTTCACCTGGTTGATGAACGAATTGCGGGAAACAAGCCGAAGAGCTTGGATTTTGCGCAAGCTGCCGCTCTGCCGCTGACCTCGCTTACCGCTTGGGAAGGTTTATTTGATCGTTTGGGAATCAGTCATAACTCAGAGGAAAACGAAAGCATACTCATTATCGGTGCGGCAGGAGGAGTAGGATCGATAGCTACGCAGCTGGCCAAATTAGCGGGACTAACTGTAATTGGTACCGCTTCACGTCCAGAGTCAGTGCAGTGGGCCAAAGATCACGGTGCGGATTATACAATCGACCACAACAGCCCTTTTGCACCGCAGCTTAAGGAAATTGGGTTTGAGAGCGTGGATTATATATTTTGCTTAAATGATACGGTGCAGCATTTTGCAAATATGGCTGAAGTCATCGCCCCCCAGGGCAAGATTTGCTCAATCGTTCCTGTAGCGAAGGCTGCCCAGGCGGGAAGCTTGGATATGGACCTGCTTTTTTATAAAAGTGTCACGTTTGTATGGGAGCTCATGTTCACCCGAGCCATGTTCCAGACCAAAGATATGAGCAAGCAGCACGATATCCTGAATCAACTGGCTGAACTGATCGATAATGGCAAGTTGAAGACGACTCTGGCCGAACGACTGGAACCAATCAATGCGGCAAACCTGCGTCTAGCACATGAAAAAATGGAGACCGGAAGGTCGATAGGGAAGATTGTTTTGGAGAATTTCTAA
- a CDS encoding winged helix-turn-helix transcriptional regulator yields the protein MGDRRNKYGAKPNIESCPVETTLDVIGGKWKGIILYQLIGGTKRFNEFRRLNPGITQFMLTLQLRELERDGVVHREVYKEVPPRVEYSLTDFGRTLEPIIVSMKKWGETYKIRLKDIRTEQEEDA from the coding sequence ATGGGAGACCGGAGAAACAAGTACGGGGCTAAACCAAACATTGAAAGCTGTCCTGTGGAAACCACTCTAGATGTCATCGGTGGAAAATGGAAAGGGATTATTCTCTATCAGCTCATTGGCGGAACGAAAAGATTTAATGAATTTCGTCGTCTCAACCCGGGGATTACGCAGTTTATGCTCACCTTGCAGCTCCGGGAGCTTGAGCGGGACGGCGTCGTTCACAGAGAAGTGTATAAAGAGGTCCCGCCAAGAGTGGAATACTCGCTCACCGATTTTGGCAGGACGCTTGAGCCGATTATCGTATCTATGAAAAAATGGGGGGAGACTTATAAAATCAGACTTAAAGATATAAGAACAGAGCAAGAGGAAGATGCTTGA
- a CDS encoding VOC family protein produces the protein MSVKGLSHVAIQAKDYKGTIAFYTEVLGFKIGHHWSLPSFHIKEASMLVSPDRRTCIEVFDNEAVIPAQGKKASSEEEVAYGALLHFAFYVSDVDDIYQKAIAHGAKACVEPSQMSLGEPPLVVKNALIYSPNGEVIEFIEDVDFDRSPV, from the coding sequence ATGAGCGTAAAAGGTCTTTCACATGTGGCAATCCAGGCCAAAGATTATAAAGGGACTATTGCCTTTTATACTGAAGTTTTAGGATTTAAGATAGGTCACCATTGGAGTCTGCCTTCCTTTCATATAAAAGAAGCTTCTATGCTGGTCTCACCTGATCGAAGAACCTGCATTGAAGTTTTTGATAATGAAGCCGTCATTCCAGCCCAAGGCAAAAAAGCCTCATCTGAGGAGGAGGTAGCTTACGGTGCGTTGTTACATTTTGCTTTCTATGTGAGTGATGTAGACGATATATATCAAAAAGCCATTGCTCATGGAGCAAAGGCCTGCGTAGAGCCGAGTCAGATGTCTCTTGGCGAACCGCCGCTTGTGGTGAAAAACGCCTTGATTTACAGTCCCAATGGTGAAGTGATCGAGTTTATTGAGGACGTTGATTTTGACAGGTCTCCCGTCTGA
- a CDS encoding Lrp/AsnC family transcriptional regulator — MDHPIDDIDRKILQLLQHNARMSISQISKEISMSQPSVKERILKLEDRKIISGYSTVFNLSNLNRGTTTFILLKTERCQELVDFCSKAKEVTDLYRISGEYNYLIKIQTASIEELAEFQDSLTKLGPSKSHISMKNILENRVLL, encoded by the coding sequence ATGGATCATCCAATTGATGATATTGATAGGAAGATTTTGCAGCTGCTTCAGCACAATGCGCGAATGTCCATTTCACAAATCAGCAAAGAAATCAGCATGTCCCAACCTTCGGTTAAAGAAAGGATTTTGAAGCTGGAGGATAGAAAGATCATTTCCGGGTATTCCACAGTATTTAATTTAAGCAATCTGAATCGGGGGACGACTACTTTTATCCTGTTAAAAACTGAACGCTGCCAGGAGCTCGTTGATTTTTGCAGCAAGGCCAAAGAAGTTACCGATTTATATCGAATCAGCGGGGAATATAATTATCTGATTAAAATACAAACCGCATCGATCGAAGAGCTTGCCGAATTCCAAGACTCTCTTACTAAACTCGGACCTTCCAAGTCTCATATAAGTATGAAAAATATTTTGGAAAACAGGGTTCTGCTCTAA
- a CDS encoding amino acid ABC transporter substrate-binding protein, with protein sequence MKKFSLILILVLTVILVAACGTNANNGSSPAASPSQSAETGSGEQSSLDTIKASGVLRIGTEGTYAPFTYHDASGKLTGFDVEIAEEVAKRLGVKAEFVETQWDGIFAGMDAKRFDAIFNEVSITDERKVKYDFSDPYIVSKAVLIVKSDNNTIQSFADLKGKKAAQSLTSNLADIARENGAEIVSTEGFNQAIDLLASGRVDATVNDGLSYLDLKKQKPDAPIKKVDEQANGSQSAAVFLKGNDELVKAVNDALASMKSDGTYLKISEKYFGEDVSK encoded by the coding sequence ATGAAAAAATTCAGCCTCATACTTATACTGGTACTGACCGTCATTTTGGTCGCGGCCTGTGGAACAAATGCTAACAACGGCAGTTCGCCTGCGGCTTCACCGTCGCAGAGCGCGGAAACCGGAAGCGGGGAACAATCCAGCCTGGACACAATCAAAGCAAGCGGTGTATTGCGGATCGGCACGGAAGGAACCTACGCCCCCTTCACTTATCATGATGCCAGCGGCAAGCTGACCGGATTCGACGTGGAGATTGCAGAGGAAGTGGCCAAACGCCTGGGGGTAAAGGCCGAGTTCGTCGAAACTCAATGGGACGGTATTTTCGCCGGAATGGATGCCAAGCGGTTCGACGCTATTTTTAATGAAGTGTCCATTACGGACGAACGCAAAGTGAAATACGACTTCTCCGATCCTTACATCGTCTCTAAGGCTGTGCTGATCGTCAAGAGCGACAATAACACGATCCAGTCATTCGCAGACCTTAAAGGCAAAAAGGCCGCTCAGTCCCTGACGAGCAACCTGGCGGATATCGCAAGGGAGAATGGAGCTGAAATCGTCTCCACCGAAGGTTTTAACCAAGCGATCGATTTGCTGGCTTCCGGACGTGTGGATGCCACGGTCAACGACGGATTGTCTTATTTGGACCTCAAAAAGCAGAAGCCGGACGCTCCGATCAAAAAGGTTGACGAACAGGCGAACGGTTCACAAAGCGCCGCCGTTTTCCTTAAAGGCAATGACGAACTGGTCAAAGCGGTCAATGACGCGCTGGCTTCAATGAAGAGCGATGGAACCTACCTGAAAATCTCCGAGAAATATTTCGGTGAGGATGTTTCCAAATAA
- a CDS encoding amino acid ABC transporter permease: MDDRKIQIVIDSLLPLLKAGVAFTIPLTLVSFALGLLLAVATALVRLSSWKIPVQIARFYVWIIRGTPLLVQLFIIFYGLPSVGITLEPFTAAVIGFTLSVGAYGSEIVRAAILSIHKGQWEAAYSVGMTRIQALRRIILPQAARVSVPPLTNSFISLVKDTSLAATITYVEMFRTAQQIAAVTYEPLLVYSEAAVFYLVFCTVLTVLQDYLEKRLSRYSAG, encoded by the coding sequence ATGGATGATCGTAAAATCCAAATCGTGATCGATTCTTTGCTGCCCCTGCTCAAAGCCGGGGTGGCTTTTACCATTCCGTTGACGCTGGTTTCATTTGCTCTCGGTTTGCTGTTGGCGGTTGCCACGGCGCTGGTCCGGCTGTCGTCATGGAAAATTCCGGTTCAGATCGCCCGCTTCTACGTCTGGATCATCCGCGGTACGCCGCTGCTGGTCCAGTTGTTCATTATTTTTTACGGACTGCCGAGCGTCGGAATAACGCTGGAGCCGTTTACGGCGGCGGTGATCGGGTTTACGCTCAGTGTAGGGGCGTACGGCTCGGAAATCGTGCGTGCGGCCATCCTGTCTATCCATAAAGGGCAGTGGGAGGCGGCTTATTCGGTCGGCATGACGCGCATCCAGGCGCTGCGGCGAATTATTCTGCCCCAGGCCGCGCGCGTGTCCGTACCTCCGCTGACGAACTCGTTCATCAGCTTGGTGAAGGATACGTCGCTGGCGGCAACGATCACCTATGTGGAAATGTTCCGCACAGCGCAGCAAATCGCGGCCGTTACCTATGAACCGCTGCTCGTATACAGTGAAGCGGCGGTCTTTTATCTGGTATTTTGTACTGTCCTGACGGTGCTGCAAGATTACCTGGAAAAACGTTTGTCCCGCTACTCCGCGGGCTAA
- a CDS encoding amino acid ABC transporter ATP-binding protein yields the protein MIRLSGLHKSFGPLQVLKGVDVTLEEGKVLAIIGPSGSGKTTLLRCFNLLEVPDKGNISLGGITLSFDGKKLPQKDVLALRQKTGMVFQSYNLFPHMTALSNVMEGQVTVQKLSKEEARRRALELLVKVGLADKADSYPHQLSGGQQQRVAIARAMATEPELLLFDEPTSALDPELVGEVLKVIKELASEGMTMVIVTHEMKFAADVADTLIMMDGGVITEQGTPDQVLHHSSNPRTLQFLNRFVGDERSTV from the coding sequence ATGATACGATTGTCTGGCCTGCATAAATCGTTCGGCCCGCTTCAAGTGCTTAAAGGCGTGGATGTGACGCTCGAGGAAGGCAAGGTGCTTGCCATTATCGGCCCGTCCGGCTCCGGCAAGACGACGCTGCTGCGCTGCTTCAATCTGCTGGAGGTACCGGACAAGGGAAACATTTCGCTAGGCGGAATAACGCTAAGCTTTGACGGAAAGAAGCTCCCGCAGAAGGATGTCCTGGCTCTGCGGCAAAAAACGGGAATGGTCTTTCAGTCCTATAATCTGTTTCCGCATATGACGGCGCTCAGTAATGTCATGGAAGGACAGGTCACTGTCCAAAAGCTATCCAAGGAGGAAGCGCGCAGGCGGGCCTTGGAGCTGCTGGTCAAAGTGGGGCTTGCGGATAAGGCGGACTCCTATCCCCATCAGCTCTCCGGGGGCCAGCAGCAGCGGGTGGCCATTGCCCGGGCGATGGCGACGGAGCCGGAGCTCCTGTTGTTCGACGAGCCGACGTCGGCGCTCGATCCCGAGCTTGTCGGGGAAGTGCTGAAAGTCATCAAGGAACTGGCATCCGAGGGCATGACCATGGTAATCGTAACCCATGAAATGAAGTTTGCCGCCGATGTCGCGGACACGCTGATTATGATGGACGGGGGAGTTATTACGGAACAAGGCACGCCGGACCAAGTACTCCACCATTCATCCAATCCCCGGACTTTACAGTTTCTGAACCGGTTTGTGGGCGATGAGCGTTCGACAGTCTAA
- a CDS encoding IS5 family transposase (programmed frameshift), translated as MRRRYELTDEEWNILEPLLPPARKKQGGRPPKDRRQMLNAVLWVARTGAPWRDLPGYYGPWSSAYSFFWRLQKANLWDEILKHVAIEPDWEQVMVDATIVRVHQHGAGAKGGKDRQAIGRSSGGLTTKIHAMVDALGYPLRFELTPGQDHDSVTGYRLLHELDFCPGEVLADRAYDTNAILELLQSRAITPVIPSKRNRRVKRPLDSEAYKERHLIECFFNKVKNYRRLATRYEKTANMFIAFLTLLSIRLWLK; from the exons ATGAGACGAAGATACGAGTTAACGGATGAAGAATGGAATATACTTGAACCCCTGTTGCCCCCGGCCCGAAAAAAACAAGGAGGACGTCCGCCTAAGGATCGGCGCCAGATGCTCAATGCGGTGCTCTGGGTAGCTCGAACGGGAGCGCCATGGCGAGATTTACCGGGTTATTATGGCCCTTGGTCTTCCGCCTACAGTTTTTTCTGGCGATTGCAGAAAGCAAACCTTTGGGATGAAATATTGAAGCATGTCGCCATCGAACCGGATTGGGAGCAAGTGATGGTCGATGCCACCATCGTCCGCGTCCATCAACATGGAGCGGGCGCAAAAGGGGGCA AGGACCGGCAGGCCATCGGGCGTTCGAGCGGAGGATTAACCACTAAAATTCATGCGATGGTGGACGCGCTCGGCTATCCGCTGCGTTTCGAATTGACGCCAGGACAAGACCACGATTCGGTCACCGGCTATCGACTTCTTCATGAATTGGACTTCTGCCCGGGCGAAGTGTTGGCTGATCGCGCCTACGATACGAACGCCATTCTGGAGCTTTTGCAAAGCCGAGCGATCACTCCGGTGATCCCAAGCAAACGCAATCGGCGGGTAAAGCGTCCGTTAGATTCTGAAGCGTATAAAGAGCGACACTTAATCGAATGCTTTTTCAACAAAGTGAAAAACTATCGAAGACTGGCGACCCGCTATGAAAAAACAGCGAATATGTTCATCGCTTTTTTGACGTTGCTTTCCATTCGTTTATGGCTCAAATAG
- a CDS encoding zinc-binding alcohol dehydrogenase family protein produces MIDLSEKPRMMRAVGFYKYLPIEHPESLLDIEVPKPFPKGRDILVEVKAISVNPADPIVRAYDNKVGEPPYLLGWDVAGVVEQVGPECTLFQPGDEVFYAGSLIRSGCNSEFHLVDERIVGRKPASLDFANAASLPLTTITAWEGLFDRFGISQDLEANRNKSILIIGAAGGVGSIAVQIANLAGLTVIGTASRPESIQWVNELGVNFVINHYEALLPQLHKIGFDQVDYIFCLNNTDQHWNNMTEVIAPQGKICLIVENEAPIALGLLKSKSVTVVWETMFTRSTFNTEDIEEQHRLLNRLAELVDEGKIRTTVTEKISPINAANLKLAHAKIESGKTIGKIVLGPVRKLYNS; encoded by the coding sequence ATGATTGATTTGAGTGAAAAGCCAAGAATGATGAGAGCAGTCGGTTTCTATAAGTATCTGCCGATCGAACACCCGGAAAGTCTGTTAGATATAGAAGTACCAAAGCCTTTCCCAAAAGGGCGTGATATTTTGGTTGAAGTAAAAGCCATCTCTGTCAACCCAGCCGATCCAATTGTACGCGCCTACGATAATAAAGTTGGAGAGCCTCCTTATTTACTCGGCTGGGATGTAGCTGGCGTTGTCGAGCAAGTCGGACCGGAATGCACACTTTTTCAGCCGGGAGATGAGGTATTTTATGCAGGAAGCCTCATTCGATCAGGATGCAACAGCGAATTTCATTTAGTGGACGAACGGATTGTAGGGAGAAAGCCGGCATCACTAGATTTTGCAAATGCCGCATCATTGCCGCTAACAACGATTACTGCTTGGGAAGGTCTTTTTGACAGGTTTGGCATTTCTCAGGATCTTGAAGCGAACAGGAACAAGTCGATTCTGATTATAGGCGCCGCAGGGGGCGTTGGATCAATCGCCGTGCAGATCGCCAATCTGGCAGGACTTACTGTAATCGGAACGGCATCCAGACCCGAATCGATTCAGTGGGTTAATGAGCTAGGAGTAAATTTTGTGATCAATCATTACGAGGCATTGCTTCCACAGTTGCACAAGATCGGCTTCGACCAGGTGGATTACATCTTTTGCCTGAACAATACGGATCAACACTGGAACAACATGACAGAGGTTATCGCTCCTCAGGGAAAGATTTGTCTCATTGTGGAAAATGAAGCGCCAATTGCACTGGGCTTATTGAAGAGTAAGAGCGTTACTGTTGTTTGGGAGACGATGTTCACACGGTCAACTTTTAATACAGAGGATATCGAAGAACAGCATCGTTTGCTGAATCGGTTAGCAGAACTTGTTGATGAAGGGAAAATTCGCACCACTGTTACAGAGAAAATATCGCCGATTAATGCTGCGAACTTGAAACTTGCCCATGCTAAAATCGAATCTGGAAAAACAATCGGTAAAATTGTATTAGGGCCTGTACGCAAACTGTACAACTCGTAG
- a CDS encoding winged helix-turn-helix transcriptional regulator codes for MLDPRRKKCSVETTLDVIGGKWKGVIIYHLLSGTKRFNELRRIYPQVTHHTLTLQLRDLEREGIIKRKSYNQVPPKVEYSLTEFGKTLEPIILLMKEWGDQYDERVNQSHQMEFNVDEQLDS; via the coding sequence ATGTTAGATCCTCGAAGAAAAAAGTGTTCGGTTGAAACAACCTTGGATGTTATTGGCGGGAAATGGAAGGGAGTCATTATTTATCACCTATTGAGCGGGACAAAACGGTTCAATGAGCTTCGAAGGATTTACCCCCAAGTCACTCATCATACCCTTACACTACAATTGAGAGACCTTGAACGAGAAGGTATCATTAAACGAAAGTCGTATAATCAAGTACCCCCTAAGGTAGAATATTCGTTAACAGAGTTTGGAAAAACACTGGAACCCATTATTTTATTAATGAAAGAGTGGGGAGATCAATACGATGAAAGAGTAAATCAAAGTCATCAAATGGAGTTTAATGTGGATGAGCAATTGGATTCATGA
- a CDS encoding FAD-dependent oxidoreductase, whose product MYDIAVIGAGPAGASAALFAAKAGKKTLLIDNDKGMTRRGWYENYYGISEIGGPDLVETGHKQAVKFGAELIAGQAISISKSGDGFAIETDSGATYEAKHVILATGVLTDLAAQAGVETKDGTEPRIKTVVAVDASGKTNVEGIWAAGTVAGVSVHAVITAGDGAKVAINVISELNGARYVDHDVLKA is encoded by the coding sequence ATGTACGATATCGCTGTAATCGGAGCCGGTCCTGCCGGCGCAAGCGCTGCGCTGTTCGCCGCCAAGGCCGGCAAGAAAACGCTGCTTATCGACAATGACAAAGGGATGACCCGCAGAGGCTGGTACGAGAATTATTACGGCATTTCCGAGATTGGCGGACCCGACCTCGTGGAGACCGGGCACAAGCAGGCGGTGAAGTTCGGAGCGGAGCTGATCGCGGGACAGGCGATTTCTATCAGCAAAAGCGGAGACGGCTTTGCTATTGAAACCGATAGCGGCGCTACCTATGAGGCCAAGCATGTCATTCTGGCTACCGGCGTGCTGACGGATCTGGCCGCCCAAGCGGGCGTCGAAACGAAGGACGGCACGGAGCCGAGAATAAAGACCGTTGTCGCCGTGGACGCTTCCGGCAAGACCAACGTTGAAGGCATCTGGGCCGCAGGCACCGTTGCCGGAGTCAGCGTGCATGCCGTTATTACGGCGGGCGACGGCGCGAAGGTGGCCATTAACGTCATCAGCGAGCTGAACGGCGCGAGATATGTGGATCATGATGTGCTAAAGGCCTAA
- a CDS encoding sensor histidine kinase: MIGVSFLRRRLHPPRSLRGRLLAVSLLILSGLLLLIGVLQYILMRNFLYTSRAEAMHAQIRSVPREFYSGLAEGREGSIAPPFPGAAAAGPQDGPVPGSSGADAGGGNPVGAVSDNGSEASGQADGGGGPGVIWGEGRRPLLLDAHTMIALYRTDGTFTDLQAETADEASAPRMTDEEYNELLAHPVYRVTRDYKLLTAEDGTEHLAVFMILGRPYHPTGILQMTTDTASLHSVIMSQLLIYAALSAAALLGGSLLYLPALRRTLVPLSNMGRTAQVIDAGNLDVRFLASQGQTEIDQLSHSFNAMLERLETSFQSEREAKEQMRRFAADASHELRTPLTSIHGFLEVLLRGAAENKEQLYHALRSMHGESKRINKLVEDLLLLSRMDGAPQLHAKELRLDEVIGEMRPQLEMLAGDREFVFDISCGISGFYDPDKIKQVVLNLFQNAVQYTDPKTGKVTVSLQPIGSRAELTVQDNGIGIPAEHISHVFDRFYRSDPSRARRYGGSGLGLSISKSIIEAHGGEIGVTSAPGKGTVFRVILPCLQALAKNQ; this comes from the coding sequence ATGATTGGCGTGTCCTTCCTCCGGCGGCGGCTGCATCCTCCGCGCTCGCTCCGGGGGCGGCTGCTCGCCGTCTCGCTGCTGATTTTGTCAGGGCTGCTCCTGCTCATTGGCGTCCTTCAATATATATTAATGCGGAACTTCCTCTATACCAGCAGAGCGGAAGCCATGCATGCGCAGATCAGGTCGGTGCCGCGCGAGTTCTATTCCGGGCTTGCGGAAGGCCGCGAAGGCAGCATTGCCCCGCCGTTCCCGGGAGCCGCTGCGGCAGGCCCGCAGGACGGCCCGGTTCCTGGCAGCAGCGGCGCAGATGCCGGAGGCGGAAATCCGGTCGGCGCCGTCTCCGACAACGGCAGCGAAGCATCTGGTCAAGCCGACGGCGGAGGCGGTCCGGGCGTCATATGGGGCGAAGGACGGCGCCCCCTCCTGCTGGATGCCCATACGATGATCGCCCTGTATAGGACCGACGGCACCTTCACCGATCTGCAGGCGGAAACGGCGGACGAAGCGTCCGCTCCCCGTATGACCGACGAAGAATATAATGAGCTGCTTGCGCATCCCGTGTATAGAGTGACTCGCGATTACAAGCTCCTGACCGCCGAAGACGGGACCGAGCATCTGGCCGTGTTCATGATTCTCGGCCGTCCTTATCATCCGACGGGCATCCTGCAAATGACAACGGATACGGCTTCGCTGCACAGCGTTATTATGAGTCAGCTGTTGATCTATGCCGCTCTGTCCGCGGCGGCTCTGCTGGGGGGCTCTCTGCTGTATCTGCCCGCGCTCCGCAGAACTCTTGTGCCGCTGTCCAATATGGGCAGGACCGCCCAGGTGATCGACGCCGGAAATCTCGATGTCCGGTTCCTGGCCTCGCAGGGCCAGACCGAAATCGACCAGCTGTCCCATTCCTTCAATGCGATGCTGGAGCGGCTTGAGACTTCGTTTCAGAGCGAGCGGGAGGCCAAGGAGCAGATGCGCAGATTTGCGGCTGACGCTTCTCATGAGCTTAGGACGCCGCTGACCTCCATTCACGGTTTTCTGGAGGTGCTGCTGCGGGGAGCCGCGGAGAACAAGGAGCAGCTGTACCATGCGCTGCGCAGCATGCACGGCGAATCGAAGCGAATCAACAAGCTGGTGGAGGATCTGCTGCTGCTGTCCCGGATGGACGGCGCCCCGCAGCTTCATGCCAAAGAGCTTCGATTGGACGAAGTGATCGGCGAGATGCGTCCACAGCTTGAGATGCTTGCCGGAGACCGCGAGTTCGTCTTCGATATCTCCTGCGGCATAAGCGGGTTTTACGATCCTGACAAGATTAAGCAGGTGGTGCTGAATCTGTTCCAGAACGCGGTGCAGTATACCGACCCCAAGACAGGCAAAGTGACCGTCTCCCTGCAGCCTATCGGCTCCCGCGCGGAGCTGACCGTGCAGGATAACGGAATCGGCATCCCTGCGGAGCATATCTCCCATGTGTTCGACCGATTTTACCGCAGCGACCCTTCCCGCGCCCGGAGGTACGGCGGTTCGGGGCTCGGACTGTCCATATCGAAATCGATCATTGAGGCGCATGGCGGAGAAATCGGCGTTACCAGCGCGCCGGGCAAAGGTACGGTCTTCCGGGTGATCCTGCCCTGCTTGCAGGCACTGGCAAAGAACCAGTAG
- a CDS encoding response regulator transcription factor, translating to MKAHQGVRLLLVDDEPHILQFLELGLINEGFDVRTAPDGLSALAVTDEFKPHVAILDIMMPGMNGFEVCRHFRNEETEVAVIMLTAKDEIDDRVKGLSIGADDYMVKPFSFDELLARIQARLRNQFPGLLGEVRCGPFVIDSRRKEIRFKETVLELSPTEYELLQHLVINHGLVLSKPMILDKVWGYDFGGEENIVEVYIRSLREKLGDKEHRIIRTLRGAGYRLDLT from the coding sequence ATGAAAGCTCACCAAGGCGTCCGTCTGCTGCTGGTAGACGATGAGCCTCACATCCTCCAGTTTCTTGAGCTTGGCCTCATTAACGAAGGATTTGACGTAAGAACGGCTCCGGACGGATTATCCGCTCTGGCGGTTACCGACGAATTTAAACCTCATGTAGCCATCCTCGATATTATGATGCCCGGCATGAATGGCTTTGAAGTGTGCCGGCATTTCAGGAACGAGGAGACGGAAGTCGCCGTAATTATGCTGACAGCCAAGGATGAGATCGACGACCGCGTCAAGGGCCTGTCCATCGGGGCCGACGATTATATGGTTAAGCCCTTCAGCTTCGACGAGCTGCTGGCGCGGATTCAGGCGCGTCTGCGCAACCAGTTCCCGGGGCTGCTCGGCGAGGTGCGCTGCGGCCCCTTCGTTATCGACAGCCGGAGAAAGGAGATCCGCTTCAAGGAGACGGTCCTTGAGCTGTCTCCAACCGAATACGAGCTGCTGCAGCACTTGGTCATCAATCACGGGCTTGTGCTGAGCAAGCCTATGATCCTTGATAAAGTCTGGGGATACGACTTCGGGGGAGAAGAGAACATCGTGGAAGTATACATCCGTTCTCTGCGGGAGAAGCTGGGCGATAAAGAGCACCGCATCATACGCACGCTGCGCGGCGCGGGCTACCGGTTGGATCTGACATGA